The Sander vitreus isolate 19-12246 chromosome 10, sanVit1, whole genome shotgun sequence genome contains the following window.
ATGATTAAccaattaattgaaaaaaaaaaaataattgagaaagtaattgataatgaaaacaatcgaTAGTTTCAGCCTTCTTTTGAAGCTTCATACCAATGCATACCGGTAGACATAACCGTTACAGCATAGATTTTTCTGTATTGACAATTCTATTTAAATGCCcacattcagaaatgtttttacatCACTCTGCCTTAAAGCTGGGGTATTCAAGCTTCTTCAAATTGTGTACCCCAGAAACGTGTTTTACATAACATTATTAGAATTGTATTTAATTGACTTGTAAAGTAGATGATCTAATCATTATGTTGACATGCATTGACATCCTCAACCTTTTAGTGCTTTAAACCAAAAATGCTCTATAACAAAAGGTGACGCATTACAAGCTGCGCCAATGGTGGAAATGGTATAGATTTCCTGTCTCCTAATTTGTCCGTCTGAAGTTTTAGTGTCAATGTTCGGAAGATATGTAGCTTGTGAGAAAtgagtccaatatttactttggcgACTTTGGGGCGAAAGAATCGGTCATAATCTGTGCCCATGTTCACTTCTCCTATTGAAGTGAATAGAGTCCTGCTGCTAGTCTCCTCAAGGGGCGGGGCAGTGGCGAAACCCATATGATTGTTTCATTTGACACATACTTCCAGAATTTACGCAATATACTGATGCATATCAACTTCACCAGTGGTTGGTTTTTGGTTTGGCAAAGGATTGCTAAagatttatactgtatattacaaaCTGTAATAAAAGACCAAACCAAGTTGTGAGCATCCATCAGTTAGCCAACACTCTGTAAATTATaaccattttatttaaaaaatatatgttttgaggggaaaatgtttttttttcttcttcagtttGGCACATCTTATCCACTATACAGATATGAAATTGTACATATTACAATACAAAAGGATAATGGGAAGAGAAAAGCATTCGTTTTGCACAAAGAGGTTGGGTTAGAGAGAGGGGATtggttcacttttttttttttatttttaggcaGGGTGGGGACCAGAGCTAGAAGTTGACAAGAGGAAACAAAACAGTTTACAAAGAGCCAGAGTGCAAAGGATGCATATTTCTACAAATTTTGTGGATTTTCAATCACTTAGTACAACCGTAGTCTTAAACAGTGAAATGAACTTTATAGGACTTCCACATACATCCCCATTCTTGGTGTTATCAAGAATGAGGTCTCACCATAATGTTGGCTGAATGACATAAGATAAGAAATATTCAACTTAATTGACTTTTGAACATGCAAGACAGATTAGAAGGGCAGTAGTAAAAGCAGTGCGAAgctggaagaaaacaaaattaGAAAGTGGAGGTGTTTGACTTTGGAAATCGGTACGATCAGTGTATgcaatgtttttctttgaatTCAAATGTGAAGTGTAACAATTTTTGGTTTACACAAACACTTTGTTAGAATGTGTTGTAGGCACCCAATGACCATGTGTGCAGAGACATTAACACATTGACACAAGCATTCATTTAAAAGATTTTGACAGCCTCAATAAAGAGACGAAACCACACATGATACCTCCTGACTCCTGACCCTTTCTTTGCGCCCCTCCATCTTCCTATCACTTCCTTTaaatccctctctctttcacccTGCCCCCACCACCAAACTGAACACAAAGAAGTGCGGAGCTGCGGCAGCAGCTTTAGTCTGATGCTAATGCACATCCTCTCCCTGCTGCATACAAATGTGTCCTGACCCAGGCTTGCTGTTTGCTTATCACTGGATCTCCATTTGCTTTCAGGCTATTGACTGCAGTTTCTTGACACTTGTGACTGCTAACCAAGGAACTGTTATAATATGTATTATTCATgttaatcacatttttaataCTGTAAATGACAACATGGTATCCCTTACAAGAACAGTGTCAAAGTAAAAGGTCCAATGATGTTTTTATGTGGTGCGGAGGATGATTCTACTAGAACTATTTTTGATTGGCCGAACAAGCTAAATGTTGCTGGATCATTGGTGTGGGTGACAGaatattagattatttttttgcctTGCTTTAATTGGTTCAATCTTGAGCCTGTCACTCCTGATTAGTGTGTAAGCACTAAAGAGCCTGGGCTACTgggaaaaggttttattttcagAATGAAAATGCTCTCCTTTCTGGCATTTGCGCTGGTCATTACCCTTTTACTTGCTACCCTCACACCTCTCACTAGCTCGTCTCTATATATTGATCCTAGTATATTATAGCAAATCGCCGAACTGTTCTTACTAGATTAAGATGTTGAAAATATTATGGTCACAGTGTGTATGGCATTTGAGGGCTAGAGAATCCATGTACAGGtcattaaacatttaaaggtCTGATCATTTCGTTCTTGATTTCCAAGATCATCCATGTGTTTTTGCTAAGCAGTTTAGTATATTAAAGATTAACCACAGATGAACAATGCTTAGTGTTAaccacaggttgagaatttatTTTGGGTGGTTGGCCCTTGTGGGCGGGAGCTCCAACATCCAACAAGCTGCAAAACAGCATTGCATTTACGAGCTGAAGCCCGATCAAAGAAGCCATTTTCCCAGTATACATAATTGAACGTAAACACACCATTTCGGCAGTCTTTTCAAACAGTACACACTTGTAGTTGCATTTCCACACAGAATACATTTTGGAAGAAAAccaaatataaacaaaacaatccCTTTTTGGCAAAGGGCAGCCGTTTTTTGGGGTGGGCTGCCCAAATAAACTATGTAAACAGGAAAAGCTGTGAGGCCTTTGATCTGATGGAAGATTATAGCCTTGCCTAATTGACTCATGTCTGATTTTggtaaatgtaatatttgtttGTACTGAATAGGATTTCAGGGTTCTTCTCTCCTCgatttatttttaagataatGACTAATTTTTTTAGTTATTTGATTTTGGACTTTGTGCCCTTTAATGTGTACCAGTTATTTTAAatctataaaacaaaaaaactttgataattGATCCAATTAATTTGCCCTAGTAATTGAGTGAGTGGCTTACATTGCCTGTGGTGCAGTTAACAAACATGATCttaaatatttactttttaaaagaaataagacataaatcacatttttcCACTTAATGTATTCCGTTAGCAGAGGGCCATTTGGCTAAGTATTTTTTCTGTGCTGCAGAATATAGAGACAATGTGGAGACAAATCTCACAGtttacaattttctttttttaaaatgattgcCCCTGCCTGATATGAACAACCTTGCATTCATAGAAAAATAAATTTATGACTATCTCTACGTCATCCCTAAACTGTCATGTCCAACCTGTGTCATTGTAGCATTCAACATTTCTCACGTAATCTCAAATCTTACTTGTAGAAATTATGCTTTTTACATAaactggaaaaaataaaataaaaaaagcaaaccCTGTATCATCTGAAATGGTCAAATGGCAAACCATATGCTCTAGGAATAAATAAGAGTTCATACTTCACACTCTTTGTAAGGCAGTTGCTGACACTTGCACTGCCCATAGCCGTTTATAATCACGAGTGCCCCTTCTTCATGGCTGGGCTCATACTCATTATAGGGTACCTGTGTAGCTAGATCTGCCATAGGCTGCCGCTGCTGGGTCCTCATCTGTCTGCGGTTCTGAATAGCCGAACAGTGGCGTATCCGGCGCAAGGTGGGAGGGCAGCACTTCCGTGAGATGTACACAAcgaaaatgatgaaaaagaatgaaaataGAAGGGTCATAGTTCCAATGATAACCCTATGAGTCATAACAGTGTTGTCCATTGCAGAGAAGTCCTCTGTTACAGCTGCCTCTTCCAATGTAGCAGTAGTTGCTTGAGCAGTACGTGGTGGtgttgttgtagttgtggtaGTGACTGTGGTAAAGCTCACAAAATCCTCTGCGTAGTCCTGTGTGGGGGTTGGCTGCATAATTCCAAACAAGGAGCTTGTGATCTCTGCAGCTAAAGTAGCGTCTGTGGTAGTACTAATGGTCTGAACAACCGGCGCTGAAAAATTCTGGCAAAGCTGGAATCCATAAACGGCATCAAGTATCTCCTCACCTTGGGCATATTCAGGACTATGGCAGAGAATGGAATGTTCCCACCTTCCCTTGAAGGTGCTTAGCCAAGTGGCCAGAGAGCAAATCCTTTTGGTACATTCCCAAAAGTTGCTAGACAGCCCAATGGTACCCAGAGACTGCCACATATCCATGACTTGGGGATCCAGACTGCTTAGTTTGTTGTTATCCAGCAGCAAAATCTTTAAATTTGGCAGCGTTTGAAACACATCAGATGTCAGGACACGAATTTCATTTCCTGTGAGGTCCAGCTTCTCTAAAGTGGTCCAGGTCCACTCCATGCCACATGTTAAGTTGCTGATTTTATTCCACTGCAAATAAAGAAACTGGAGGGCAACAAGGCGAGGGAAATGGGCCAAGTTGATCTTGGTCAGCTGATTGTGCTCCAAGTGGAGCTCTTTAAGCTTAATGAGCCCAGCAAATCCATTCCGGGCCAGACTCCGTAAACGATTGCTGCTTAGGCCCAGATATTCCAGGCTGCGGCAGTCCCAGAATGCCCGAACAGGTGTGGTGCGAAGTAAATTGGAGCGGAGGTGGAGTATCTGGAGCTTCCTCAGTCCATGAAACAGTTCTGGTTCCAATGCAGTCATCTGATTGAAGGACAGGTCCAGTATCTGGAGATTGATGAGGTGGATGAAGGTTGTGTTGGGCAACTTGGTGATACGATTGGAGCTCAGATTGAGGTCCTTCAGCTTGTAGAGCCCTTGAAAGGCGTCCTCTTGTACGGTTGTGATCTGGTTGTGGTCTAGATGTAGCCATGTGAGCTGGCTGAAGCCATAAAATTGATCAGGGCTGAGCTCAGTGATGCTATTGTGGCGTAGTGACAACCCCAGGGCCCCCTTGTCCACACCATCTGGGGGTGCCTGAAGCCCCTGGGTGTCGCAGTAGAACTGCAGGTCCTCACAGCGACATTTTTGAGGGCAGGTTGTGCACGATGCAGGAGGCAGCAGACACACTAGGAGCATGCtgatcacacacagacacacagccgcTGGTGCAGGTCCCACCAATGGCCACCTTGAATGGAAACCTGGGTGGATTCAAAGATAACAAAATGAACTGTGGGGTGGGAAAGCTTATCTCTGCAGAGCACTTATTACTAATTCATGGTGACGAttgttctttttgtgtgtgcttttccATACATCTACCAGTTTAGATATTTTACATTGACAACTTTCACAATGTACGTAAACATGATTTCTGTGAGCTTAGGTTTATTGGAGGTCTAATTTACTTGGGCATTTAATGATCAATGACATACATGAGCTGGACTTTGTTTCCACACCCTTGCTatttatatttagaatattttgttcACATCTTGTTCTCCGTAATTTGGcttaaatacacattttttgcTGAATACTGTCATTTATCAAGTATTGCTGTATGTTTCTTCTTTATTTAGCTGCTAAAATATGCTGCTGTTCTTTTTGAAttcttagttgtttttttttaagtgattgAGTTTTTTCCCTTAAGTCTTCTTCATCACTTAAGAGGTCTGCAAAACCGTACAAATGgtttttataatgtatatattccCAACTTGTGTCGGTGAAGTAGAAAGAAATGGACATTTGCAGCAAATACACTAGGCAGAATGGCTTTTAGTCCTTAGCCTCCCTCGCTCCTACTTGTATTCCCTATTCATGTCCAGACCTGCCATGTAAAGGGACTAACTTACCCATTCTTTTGTGCACATCGGAGGCTGCATTCAACTGTCCTTTTCCGCAGACTCTTGAAGCAACCAGATGGAAGAAAAATCCAAAGGGAAAAAACCCTTTTGAGTAAGCACAAAAGGAATCAGCCTCTTTGGAAATAAAGCAATTCTGAACCCACCcaattgaaataaaatatgaaattccATGTCCCAAGATGATGGTTATTCCTGTTATTTTGCTTAGAGTCCTTTTAAAATCCAAGCTCAAAGAAAGGGTTGAATCTTTTTCTTCATCCCACGAATCcttgaaataaatatttatatatatattttttttttaagttgatcAGTTGCATCCAGAACGACTCCGGTgaacagacccccccccccctcctttccttttcttcttttttttttttttacccttttgtTTCCCTTCCACCGCAATGATGTCAGCTCAGATGGTTAATTGAAGATCAAGCTTTCCTCTTTCATGGCTGTGGTTTTCCAACCCTAACTTGTTGATGGCAGCCAAAGATCCTGCTTCCGAAGCCGGCTCAGTCTCAGCATAGCCTCTGCAGAGCTGTGAGCGGAGCCCTCGTCTGCTAGCTGagacgcagagagagagaaaaaagcagaGCAGGGAGTCAGGGAGTCAGGGATGTTATTCTGTGCTTTTTGTTGCAGCCACTCACTGCTACAGAGTGGTGGCAGTCTGGCGTCGATCATCActactgtttctctctctctttttctcgcCCACACTCACAAACCCCCTCTCACTCTCTTGCTCAGTCACTTGCTCTCTGCCTCATACACACTGCTTGTGCACCTCAGtcttcctccacctccctcTTGCATCCCCACTTCCCTCCCACTGGCTCGTCACCATCAGAATATTGATATCTTGAACGTGTTGCGGCAGCTTGCTGTTGAAATTAACCACAGCTGTAAATCTCAGCCTTGCCTTGCTGCTGTTCTGCATGCGCTGTGTATGAATATATACCGGAGACATTacaaaaataacacaacaaAGCAGAAGCATAGTTTGTAACATTGTGGCTAAAGGCAACATGAGCATGGATGAGCAAAGATGTGCTGCATTCCCATATCTCAGTACAGGAGTGAGTATGCTATAGCAATGCTAACATAAGTTATATTCATCATTTACATATCCTAAGTGCAGTTCTGGCATGTAGTGTATGGCCTACTGCTCTGAAGTTAAATTAAGCTAGCTTTAAACATATAATAGACAAGGCTGAATACTTGATGATGTGAACCACAAGGtaatataaaaaaactaaaatgctgtgaaaatgtttaacatttagcaaatgcattttatttgtgGTTTTGCTCAAAGAAGACTACATTTCAGCACCATTCAGAGTGCTAAAGAGAATGAGATGTCTGTAGTTCAGTGCATGAAAATGCTGACTTTTCCTTAATTATTTAATGTGGGTCGAGATGAGTGTGGGGGTAATTTCTTGAACTAGATATAAGACACAATATGAAGCACAGATACTGTTTCTTAAACTTTGGCACTTTAACATCTTCTATTTCACTCAAGCATCTTTTACTTAAACATGATTGCTGTAGCCCATCACACCCCTCCCTGCTTTATACAGTACGTGTATATTACTTTGATTACCTTACTGTGATATATTTGATATTAATatatttgatattaatgaaaGCAAGTAATTACATTCCCACTCTGTTTTGGCAGTAGATGAAAATGAAAGAGTAACTGAAACACAAGTCAAATTTGAATGTGTATTGTTACTAAATGTATACTTCCTAATTCATTTCATTACATAATTTTTGGGTCATAACAAAACATGCATCTAGCTGTGACTTTCCAGGTCACTTGACCAGCATGCTGCTGTCATTCTCCACATTTATTGTGCGAGACTACATCTCCCCTCTGGGACTTTTCTGGAGAATGTGAGAGTGGAAAACACGGGGAGAAATTCTTAAATCTCAGGGGGCATAATGGATATTCCCTCTATTTTATGTGTGCTAGCTTCCTGTTTGGAATTCAAGATgtttaaaaaagcatttttaaaataaaaaatgttaaaatataaatagacGTTCAACTTGAAAATGAACTTGCTGAAATATCAAAAAAACAATATGCTATAACTCGGATCATTTGACACTTGGGGCAAACTTTATTTCCATTGGATTTTTCCATAATCCAACGGACTAGTGGTTTTGTAGAAAAGGATGTTCCTAAATCTGTCCTAAAGGAGATGGATAGAGACTCACTTGAGTATCATAAAAGATGCCTCAGAGAAACTTCCTCCATAATAAGCACCTGAAGAAGTGCTTTAGAAACCTCTGGCGTGGAAATGAAATATAGGCTAGGCACTGCATCCAACCAGCACAAAATCACGGGGGATTAGTGCCGTTGAAGCTCCCCGGCCCCTAACTATTTACACAACCCCCCAATGGTCAAAGGGCAGTGGGATATGGGGCAGGTCAATGCCACCACCATCAATGGTGTTATGTTGCTGTGGATTTGAGCATTATAAGGGGAAGGAACAGCCAACAGTTCAAGTGGTTCTTTGCCTTTTCTCCGTTGCCCCTTTCTGTCCATTTCATTTTTCTCTGATTTTATTATTCTCCAGTAtctgtccatctctctctcgctctccatctccatcctTCCTGAAAGTTTTAGATTTTCCACATTTTGCTTTAGCAGTTTGCAGAATGTGTTGGAACATCTCTCTGCTCTCAGTGGGGACCAGTAGTTAGGGCTTTGACTTGCTGTGTAGTGCTTAGCTGTGTGACTACTGCCAATGTTGTTGCAATATTACACAGCCATGTGTAGTAAATTGTAACCTTTTAATCAACACACCTTGCTCAttgaaactgagaaaaaaaggCACCTTTGAGGAAGACATTAGACTATTATTTTCAGTGTTACTTTACATTATTCGTGCTCAGTGTTGCCACAGCGATTAATCTTTTTACAGCTGCTTTTTGTTTATGAACAAAGAATAGACCAATAGACCTGGTGTAGTGTTGATGGAGAGAGCagagttttttgaaaatgctgaCATGATTGTCCGCATGTCAATCTTTCCCAAACATGGGAACACAACCAACGTGTTTAGGTTAGCGGCAATGTTAGGAAGTCGACTCTTTCACACAAACCAAGCCAATCCTCGCTTTGTCGAGAACATTGTTTCCAGGGTTTCTACAATTCATAATTGTTCGCCTATTAAGcccaaaaatcaaaaaagtgTGATGTTGATTCAAATAGCTTCTTACAACAGAAAATGATTTTGGCAACAgtggattaaaaaatgtaagaaaatggattgatggatggagcAGGCCAACATAagaattaataattaaaataaaggaATCTCAGAGCTTGGTATCTAATTATGGATGGAACggttcaagtaaaaaaaaaaagttactttttggagggggggagagggagagagatttgGTCTGCTGTATGGGCGCGTCACGGATTTATAGTGCCCGTTGACGAACAAGAATGAGAGTCGGGTAGGAAAGAACAAGTCCTTCTCCCTGCAGCATTTAAACAGATCTCAATGCAGATTCAGGCAGGGCAATCCAATCCATAACTAAAGCAAGACGGGTTCATAGCGATAGACATGCAGTCGTGGAGTTTCAGCACATGATTAAAGTAATGTTACTTGAGCTGCGCTATTTAACCCCTCTTGCCGaggaaattggggagaaatgaccagcattagccaccaagattacagctatgtgGCGTTAGCGTGCagctacttaatagttagcaCTATGCTAACGTTGGATTGTAATGAAcggaagcagcactttctaccatcagaaatcgcagataaaggcttgcGAACCAAATACTACCCAGTTgcacatgtttcagcaggaatgcaacctggggagaatttaacattggcagccaagatgataTCTTTTACTGCTTTTAGCATGTAGCTGCATGCAACAATTTTAACACCGCAGTAGTTTTGTGATATTAACATAACCGTGAATTTTGTGAACCGTTTTACCTCTAGTATCTATCTAACAGTGTTGTGTACAATATCCATGTAGATGTGGTGGTAGGATGGCTTGGACAGGATTTGGATGGCCTCCTCTGATCACTGCATGAATAAAAATTCAGATTTAAATGCAGTTTGCAACAGCAGCACTTAAGAGGGTGTGGTGCCCATGAATTATAGTGCTGTTATAGATgcaaatcagctgttttttaACCCAAAGCAGCTGTGCCTTTTACTGATGCATgctttgagtgtgtgtatattaatTGAAACTGTTGgccactgtttgtttttgtgctctATGGTTCGTTCGCAATGCAATCAGTTAGGAAATGATTCCAGTGTTTCAACAGAGGGCAAGAGGGGGCTCCTTTGACAGCTGGTCTACCACAATGGTTTGCAATAAAGAAAAGGATCAGAAATGGATCAGGCTCGGGTATCTGTATAACACTAGCTGCACTAAAATGTGAAGATCACTTTTACTCCCCCTCACTGGCACTTTTAACGTACAAATGAATGGATAAATGAATCAGTAgttttatttgtgtgtctttgtatttcCCTCATgggattatttattt
Protein-coding sequences here:
- the lrrtm2 gene encoding leucine-rich repeat transmembrane neuronal protein 2, which encodes MGFHSRWPLVGPAPAAVCLCVISMLLVCLLPPASCTTCPQKCRCEDLQFYCDTQGLQAPPDGVDKGALGLSLRHNSITELSPDQFYGFSQLTWLHLDHNQITTVQEDAFQGLYKLKDLNLSSNRITKLPNTTFIHLINLQILDLSFNQMTALEPELFHGLRKLQILHLRSNLLRTTPVRAFWDCRSLEYLGLSSNRLRSLARNGFAGLIKLKELHLEHNQLTKINLAHFPRLVALQFLYLQWNKISNLTCGMEWTWTTLEKLDLTGNEIRVLTSDVFQTLPNLKILLLDNNKLSSLDPQVMDMWQSLGTIGLSSNFWECTKRICSLATWLSTFKGRWEHSILCHSPEYAQGEEILDAVYGFQLCQNFSAPVVQTISTTTDATLAAEITSSLFGIMQPTPTQDYAEDFVSFTTVTTTTTTTPPRTAQATTATLEEAAVTEDFSAMDNTVMTHRVIIGTMTLLFSFFFIIFVVYISRKCCPPTLRRIRHCSAIQNRRQMRTQQRQPMADLATQVPYNEYEPSHEEGALVIINGYGQCKCQQLPYKECEV